One window of the Enterobacter huaxiensis genome contains the following:
- the lolC gene encoding lipoprotein-releasing ABC transporter permease subunit LolC yields the protein MYQPVALFIGLRYMRGRAADRFGRFVSWLSTIGITLGVMALVTVLSVMNGFERELQNNILGLMPQAVLSSNNGSVNPQQLPEKSAATLQGVTRVAPLTTGDVVLQSARSVAVGVMLGIDPAQNDPLTPYLVNVKQSDLEAGKYNVILGEQLAGQLGVNRGDQLRVMVPSASQFTPMGRLPSQRLFNVIGTFAANSEVDGYQMLVNIQDASRLMRYPAGNITGWRLWLDQPLKVDSLSQQALPEGTKWQDWRDRKGELFQAVRMEKNMMGLLLSLIVAVAAFNIITSLGLMVMEKQGEVAILQTQGLTPRQIMAVFMVQGASAGIIGALLGAVLGALLASQLNNLMPIIGALLDGAALPVAIEPLQVVGIALAAMAIALLSTLYPSWRAAATQPAEALRYE from the coding sequence ATGTATCAACCTGTCGCACTCTTCATAGGCTTACGTTACATGCGTGGGCGCGCCGCGGACCGCTTCGGTCGCTTTGTCTCCTGGCTTTCGACTATAGGCATTACGCTTGGCGTGATGGCTCTGGTGACGGTACTTTCCGTCATGAACGGCTTCGAACGCGAGCTGCAAAACAACATTCTGGGGCTGATGCCGCAGGCCGTTCTCTCTTCGAACAATGGTTCGGTTAACCCGCAACAGCTGCCGGAAAAAAGCGCGGCGACGTTACAGGGCGTCACGCGCGTTGCGCCGCTAACCACCGGTGACGTAGTGCTGCAAAGCGCCCGCAGCGTGGCGGTCGGCGTGATGCTGGGGATTGACCCGGCGCAAAACGATCCGCTGACGCCGTACCTGGTCAACGTGAAGCAGTCTGACCTCGAGGCAGGCAAGTACAACGTCATCCTCGGCGAGCAGCTTGCCGGACAGCTTGGCGTCAACCGTGGCGATCAGCTGCGCGTGATGGTGCCTTCTGCCAGCCAGTTCACGCCGATGGGGCGCCTGCCGAGCCAGCGTCTGTTTAACGTGATCGGCACGTTTGCTGCCAACAGCGAAGTCGATGGCTACCAGATGCTGGTAAACATTCAGGACGCCTCGCGCCTGATGCGCTACCCGGCGGGGAATATCACCGGCTGGCGTTTATGGCTCGATCAGCCCCTGAAGGTGGATTCTCTCAGCCAGCAAGCGCTGCCGGAAGGCACCAAATGGCAGGACTGGCGCGACCGTAAGGGCGAGCTGTTCCAGGCCGTGCGCATGGAAAAGAACATGATGGGGCTGCTGCTGAGCCTGATCGTGGCGGTTGCTGCGTTTAACATCATTACCTCTCTGGGTTTGATGGTGATGGAAAAGCAGGGCGAGGTCGCCATTCTGCAAACCCAGGGCCTGACGCCGCGCCAGATCATGGCGGTGTTTATGGTTCAGGGGGCCAGCGCCGGGATTATCGGCGCGCTGCTCGGTGCCGTGCTGGGGGCGCTGCTTGCCAGCCAGCTGAATAACTTAATGCCGATCATCGGCGCGCTGCTCGACGGCGCGGCGCTGCCGGTGGCGATTGAGCCGCTGCAGGTGGTCGGTATTGCGCTGGCCGCGATGGCCATTGCGCTGCTCTCTACGCTTTATCCTTCCTGGCGCGCTGCCGCCACTCAACCCGCTGAGGCTTTACGTTATGAATAA
- the lolE gene encoding lipoprotein-releasing ABC transporter permease subunit LolE, which yields MASPLSLLIGLRFSRGRRRGGMVSLISVISTIGIALGVAVLIVGLSAMNGFERELNNRILAVVPHGEIEPVNQPWTHWSDALTSVEKVPGIVAAAPYINFTGLVESGVNLRAIQVKGVNPRQEERLSALPQYVQNGAWANFKAGEQQIIIGKGVADALKVKQGDWVSIMIPNASADHKLQQPKRVRLHVTGILQLSGQLDHSFAMVPMEDARQYLDMGDSVTGIAIKVNDVFNANKLVRDAGGVTNNYVYIKSWIGTYGYMYRDIQMIRAIMYLAMVLVIGVACFNIVSTLVMAVKDKSGDIAVLRTLGAKDGLIRAIFVWYGLLAGLFGSLCGVVIGVVVSLQLTPIINLIEKLIGHQFLSGDIYFIDFLPSELHWLDVLYVLVTALLLSLLASWYPARRASRIDPARVLSGQ from the coding sequence ATGGCTTCACCGTTATCGTTACTTATCGGGTTGCGCTTCAGCCGGGGCCGCCGTCGCGGCGGCATGGTCTCGCTCATTTCGGTTATTTCAACCATCGGCATCGCGCTGGGCGTGGCGGTGCTGATCGTGGGCTTAAGCGCCATGAACGGCTTCGAGCGCGAGCTGAATAACCGCATTCTGGCCGTGGTGCCGCACGGCGAAATCGAACCGGTTAACCAGCCGTGGACCCACTGGAGCGATGCGCTCACCAGCGTCGAAAAAGTGCCGGGCATTGTTGCCGCTGCGCCTTATATCAACTTTACCGGGCTAGTGGAGAGCGGGGTGAATCTGCGCGCCATCCAGGTGAAAGGGGTTAACCCGCGGCAGGAAGAGCGTTTAAGCGCGCTGCCGCAGTACGTGCAGAACGGCGCGTGGGCGAATTTTAAGGCGGGTGAACAGCAGATTATCATCGGCAAAGGCGTCGCTGATGCCCTGAAGGTGAAGCAGGGCGACTGGGTGTCGATCATGATCCCGAACGCCAGCGCCGATCACAAACTGCAGCAGCCTAAGCGCGTGCGCCTGCACGTTACCGGTATTCTTCAGCTGAGCGGCCAGCTCGACCACAGCTTTGCGATGGTGCCCATGGAAGACGCGCGTCAGTATCTGGATATGGGCGACAGCGTGACGGGCATTGCCATTAAGGTTAACGACGTCTTTAACGCCAATAAGCTGGTGCGTGACGCAGGCGGTGTGACCAATAACTATGTCTACATCAAAAGCTGGATTGGCACTTACGGGTATATGTATCGTGATATCCAGATGATCCGCGCCATTATGTATCTGGCGATGGTGCTGGTGATTGGTGTCGCGTGCTTTAATATCGTCTCGACGCTGGTGATGGCGGTCAAAGACAAGAGCGGCGACATTGCGGTACTGCGTACCTTAGGGGCAAAGGACGGTCTTATTCGCGCCATCTTTGTCTGGTACGGTTTGCTGGCGGGGCTGTTCGGCAGCCTGTGCGGCGTGGTGATTGGCGTGGTGGTTTCACTCCAGCTGACGCCGATTATCAATTTGATTGAAAAGCTTATCGGCCACCAGTTCCTGTCGGGCGATATCTATTTTATTGACTTCCTGCCGTCTGAACTGCACTGGCTGGACGTCCTTTATGTGCTGGTTACAGCACTTTTACTGAGTCTGCTGGCAAGCTGGTACCCGGCGCGTCGCGCAAGCCGGATTGATCCGGCGAGGGTGTTAAGTGGCCAGTAA
- a CDS encoding acyltransferase family protein — MKQKALWINQIKGLCICLVVIYHSVITFYPHLNGLQHPLSGLLAKCWVYFNLYLAPFRMPVFFFISGYLIRRYIDEVDWRTSLDKRIWSIVWVLALWGVLQWQALSHLNAWLAPERELATSSNAAYADSLAGFIRGMLTASTSLWYLYALVVYFTLCKLLSRWKLPMLGLLALASVAINFLPLPWWGMNSVVRNMIYYSMGAWYGAQLMTWMKGLEMRRVWLAAIAFGAVSVALWFANVPLLLSLLSIVLIMKLFYSLEQRYAVHPGNLLNVVGSNTIAIYTTHRILIEAFSLILIGEMNAGYWPVWAELTLILVYPFVSLLVCTLVGLGARKLSTALFGDLFFSPPARLSPLSATR; from the coding sequence ATGAAACAAAAAGCATTATGGATTAATCAGATAAAAGGGCTGTGCATCTGCCTGGTGGTGATCTACCACTCGGTTATCACCTTTTATCCTCATCTGAACGGGCTGCAGCACCCGCTGTCTGGCCTTCTCGCCAAATGCTGGGTCTATTTTAACCTCTATCTCGCGCCGTTCCGCATGCCGGTGTTTTTCTTTATATCTGGCTACCTGATTCGACGCTACATCGATGAGGTAGACTGGCGCACCAGCCTCGACAAGCGGATCTGGAGCATTGTCTGGGTCCTGGCGCTGTGGGGCGTTTTACAGTGGCAGGCGCTAAGCCACCTCAACGCCTGGCTCGCTCCCGAGCGCGAGCTGGCTACCTCCTCGAATGCGGCCTATGCCGACTCGCTAGCCGGTTTTATCCGCGGCATGCTCACCGCCAGCACCAGCCTGTGGTATCTGTACGCGCTGGTGGTCTATTTCACCCTGTGCAAACTGCTGAGCCGCTGGAAGCTGCCGATGCTGGGCCTTCTGGCTTTGGCGAGCGTCGCGATTAACTTCCTGCCGCTTCCGTGGTGGGGAATGAACAGCGTCGTACGTAATATGATCTACTACAGCATGGGCGCGTGGTACGGCGCACAGCTCATGACGTGGATGAAAGGGCTGGAGATGCGTCGCGTCTGGCTGGCGGCGATCGCGTTCGGTGCCGTCTCCGTGGCGCTATGGTTTGCTAACGTCCCGCTGCTGCTCTCCCTGCTGTCGATTGTGCTGATCATGAAGCTCTTTTACAGCCTTGAGCAACGCTATGCCGTTCACCCCGGCAACCTGCTGAACGTGGTGGGCTCCAACACTATCGCCATTTACACTACCCACCGCATCCTGATTGAGGCGTTCAGCCTGATCCTGATCGGTGAAATGAATGCCGGATACTGGCCGGTCTGGGCCGAGTTAACGCTGATTCTGGTCTATCCGTTTGTCAGCCTGCTGGTCTGCACGCTGGTGGGGCTGGGAGCGCGTAAGCTCTCTACCGCGCTGTTCGGCGACCTGTTCTTCTCCCCTCCCGCCCGGCTCTCGCCGCTTTCAGCGACGCGCTAG
- the ldtC gene encoding L,D-transpeptidase LdtC: MMISSRFTRWITLFALAATVAIALPARANTWPLPPAGSNVVGQNRFHVVENNGGSLEAIAKKYNVGFLALLQANPGVDPYVPRAGSVLTIPLQTILPDAPREGLVINLAELRLYYYPPGKNEVTVYPIGIGQLGGDTLTPTMVTTVSDKRANPTWTPTANIRARYKAQGIDLPAVVPAGPDNPMGHHAIRLAAYGGVYLLHGTNADFGIGMRVSSGCIRLRDDDIKKLYNVITPGTKVNIINTPIKASVEPGGVRLVEIHQPLSKNIDDDPQTLPINLNAAMVSFKTDAGTDSTVMERAMTARSGMPTDVTRHHNVGQQSM, from the coding sequence ATGATGATCTCTTCGCGTTTTACCCGCTGGATAACCCTGTTTGCGCTGGCCGCAACGGTGGCTATAGCCCTCCCGGCGCGTGCCAATACCTGGCCGCTTCCGCCTGCCGGCAGCAACGTCGTCGGGCAAAACCGCTTTCACGTGGTTGAGAACAATGGGGGGTCGCTGGAAGCGATTGCTAAAAAATATAACGTTGGCTTTTTGGCGCTTCTGCAGGCCAACCCGGGCGTTGACCCATACGTGCCGCGCGCGGGTAGCGTGCTGACCATTCCGCTGCAGACCATTTTACCGGACGCGCCGCGCGAGGGGCTGGTGATCAACCTCGCTGAACTGCGCCTCTATTACTACCCGCCGGGTAAAAATGAAGTGACCGTCTACCCGATCGGCATTGGTCAGCTGGGGGGCGATACGCTCACGCCAACGATGGTAACCACCGTGTCGGATAAACGTGCTAACCCGACCTGGACTCCCACCGCCAACATTCGTGCCCGCTATAAAGCGCAGGGAATTGACCTGCCTGCCGTGGTTCCGGCAGGTCCGGACAATCCTATGGGTCACCATGCGATACGCCTCGCCGCTTACGGTGGGGTCTACCTTCTGCATGGAACGAATGCCGATTTTGGCATTGGCATGCGCGTCAGCTCCGGCTGTATCCGCCTGCGCGATGACGATATCAAAAAGCTCTACAACGTCATTACGCCGGGTACGAAAGTGAATATCATCAATACGCCGATCAAAGCCTCCGTAGAGCCGGGCGGCGTGCGTCTGGTAGAAATCCACCAGCCGTTATCGAAAAACATTGATGACGATCCGCAGACCCTGCCGATCAATCTTAATGCCGCCATGGTGAGTTTCAAAACAGATGCCGGCACGGATAGCACGGTTATGGAACGCGCCATGACAGCGCGCTCCGGCATGCCGACGGACGTTACCCGGCACCACAATGTTGGCCAACAGTCGATGTAA
- the nagK gene encoding N-acetylglucosamine kinase encodes MYYGFDIGGTKIALGVFDEDLKLQWETRVPTPRESYDEFLNAIAALVRQADERFGVKGSVGVGIPGMPETDDGTLYAANVPAASGKPLRADLSALLERDVRLDNDANCFTLSEAWDDEFRQYPLVMGLILGTGVGGGIVINGKPITGRSYITGEFGHIRLPVDALEVVGRDFPLTRCGCGQHGCIENYLSGGGFAWLYEHFYHQKLDAPQIITLWEQGDAQAREHVERYLDLLAVCLGNILTIVDPDLLVIGGGLSNFTAITERLSGRLPRHLLPVARVPRIERARHGDAGGMRGAAFLHLTD; translated from the coding sequence ATGTATTACGGATTTGATATTGGCGGCACCAAAATTGCGCTCGGCGTGTTTGATGAGGATCTCAAACTGCAGTGGGAAACCCGCGTTCCCACGCCGCGCGAAAGCTACGATGAATTTTTAAACGCCATTGCCGCGCTGGTGAGGCAGGCGGATGAACGCTTTGGCGTCAAAGGCAGCGTCGGCGTTGGTATTCCCGGTATGCCCGAAACGGACGACGGCACGCTGTACGCTGCCAACGTTCCTGCTGCCAGCGGCAAACCGCTGCGCGCCGATCTCTCTGCTCTCCTCGAACGCGACGTGCGTTTAGACAACGATGCTAACTGCTTTACGCTGTCAGAAGCCTGGGACGATGAGTTTCGCCAGTATCCGCTGGTCATGGGGCTGATCCTCGGCACGGGCGTCGGCGGCGGGATCGTCATAAACGGCAAACCGATAACCGGGCGCAGCTATATCACCGGCGAATTTGGCCATATCCGCCTGCCGGTGGATGCGCTGGAGGTCGTCGGACGTGATTTCCCGCTGACCCGCTGTGGCTGCGGCCAACACGGCTGCATTGAGAACTATCTCTCAGGCGGTGGGTTTGCATGGCTTTATGAACACTTCTATCATCAGAAACTTGACGCCCCCCAAATCATAACCCTGTGGGAGCAGGGGGATGCGCAGGCGCGGGAGCACGTCGAGCGCTATCTCGATCTGCTGGCGGTGTGCCTCGGGAATATCCTGACCATCGTCGACCCGGATTTGCTGGTGATTGGCGGCGGGCTGTCAAACTTTACTGCGATTACGGAACGGTTGTCCGGGCGTTTGCCACGACATTTACTGCCGGTCGCCCGCGTGCCGCGTATTGAACGCGCGCGACACGGGGACGCGGGAGGCATGCGCGGAGCCGCATTCCTTCATCTTACCGATTAG
- the cobB gene encoding Sir2 family NAD+-dependent deacetylase, which yields MLSRRQGRLSRFRKNKRRLRERLRQRIFFRDRIMPEAMDKPRVVVLTGAGISAESGIRTFRAADGLWEEHRVEDVATPEGFARDPDLVQAFYNARRRQLQQPEIAPNAAHVALAKLEEALGDRFLLVTQNIDNLHERAGNKNIIHMHGELLKVRCDWSGQVLDWKEDVLPEDKCHCCQFPSRLRPHVVWFGEMPLGMDEIYSALAMADVFIAIGTSGHVYPAAGFVHEAKLQGAHTVELNLEPSQVGSEFEEKHYGLASTVVPEFVDKLLKGL from the coding sequence ATGCTGTCGCGTCGCCAGGGTCGACTCAGCCGTTTTCGCAAAAACAAACGCCGCTTACGTGAGCGCCTGCGCCAGCGGATTTTTTTCAGAGACAGAATCATGCCAGAAGCGATGGATAAACCCAGAGTAGTGGTGTTGACCGGGGCGGGGATCTCCGCCGAATCCGGCATCCGCACCTTCCGTGCGGCGGACGGGTTGTGGGAAGAACACCGTGTCGAGGATGTGGCAACGCCGGAAGGCTTCGCCCGCGATCCGGACCTGGTGCAGGCGTTTTATAACGCGCGCCGCCGCCAGCTTCAGCAACCGGAGATTGCGCCGAATGCGGCGCACGTGGCGCTGGCAAAGCTGGAGGAAGCGCTGGGGGATCGTTTTCTGCTGGTCACCCAGAATATCGACAACCTGCATGAGCGGGCCGGCAACAAGAACATCATCCACATGCATGGCGAGCTGCTAAAGGTTCGCTGTGACTGGAGCGGTCAGGTGCTGGACTGGAAAGAGGATGTACTGCCGGAAGACAAATGCCACTGCTGCCAGTTCCCCTCTCGGCTACGCCCGCACGTGGTCTGGTTCGGGGAGATGCCGCTGGGAATGGATGAGATCTACAGCGCCCTGGCGATGGCGGACGTGTTTATTGCCATTGGCACCTCCGGGCACGTTTATCCGGCGGCGGGATTTGTTCACGAGGCGAAGCTTCAGGGCGCGCATACGGTTGAACTCAATCTGGAGCCGAGCCAGGTTGGCAGCGAGTTCGAAGAGA
- the lolD gene encoding lipoprotein-releasing ABC transporter ATP-binding protein LolD has protein sequence MNKILLQCDNLSKRYQEGTVQTDVLHNVSFSVGEGETMAIVGSSGSGKSTLLHLLGGLDTPTEGDVIFSGQPMSKMSSTAKAELRNRELGFIYQFHHLLPDFTALENVAMPLLIGKKKPAEINARASDMLKAVGLGHRGNHRPSELSGGERQRVAIARALVNNPRLVLADEPTGNLDARNADSIFQLLGELNASQGTAFLVVTHDLQLAKRMGRQLEMRDGHLNAELTLMGAQ, from the coding sequence ATGAATAAGATCCTGTTGCAATGCGACAACCTGTCCAAACGCTATCAGGAAGGCACTGTGCAGACCGACGTGCTGCACAATGTGAGCTTTAGCGTGGGTGAAGGTGAGACGATGGCCATTGTGGGCAGCTCTGGCTCAGGTAAGAGCACCCTGCTGCATCTGCTCGGCGGGCTGGATACGCCGACCGAAGGTGACGTTATTTTCTCCGGCCAGCCGATGAGCAAAATGTCCTCTACGGCCAAAGCGGAGCTGCGTAACCGCGAATTAGGGTTTATCTACCAGTTCCACCACCTGCTGCCTGACTTCACGGCGCTGGAAAACGTGGCGATGCCGCTGCTGATTGGCAAAAAGAAACCGGCTGAAATTAATGCCCGCGCCAGCGATATGCTGAAAGCGGTCGGGCTTGGACACCGCGGGAACCACCGTCCTTCAGAGCTTTCCGGCGGCGAGCGCCAGCGCGTGGCGATTGCCCGTGCCCTGGTTAACAACCCGCGTCTGGTGCTGGCGGATGAACCGACCGGCAACCTCGATGCGCGTAACGCAGACAGTATTTTCCAGCTTCTGGGCGAGCTGAATGCTTCCCAGGGCACCGCGTTTCTGGTGGTAACTCACGATCTGCAGCTGGCGAAGCGTATGGGGCGCCAGCTTGAGATGCGTGACGGCCACCTGAACGCGGAACTGACCCTGATGGGAGCGCAGTAA
- the bhsA gene encoding multiple stress resistance protein BhsA, with translation MKNVKTLIAAAVLSSMSFASFAAVEVQSTPVDQHKVGTISASAGTNLGSLEDQLAQKAEAMGAKSFRITSVTGPNTLHGTAVIYK, from the coding sequence ATGAAAAACGTAAAAACCCTGATCGCTGCTGCCGTACTAAGCTCAATGTCATTCGCAAGCTTCGCTGCTGTTGAAGTACAGTCCACTCCGGTTGACCAGCATAAAGTGGGGACCATCTCTGCAAGCGCGGGGACTAACCTGGGTTCACTGGAAGATCAGCTGGCGCAAAAAGCTGAAGCTATGGGTGCCAAATCATTCCGCATCACTTCAGTGACCGGTCCGAACACCCTGCACGGTACAGCCGTCATCTACAAATAA
- the mfd gene encoding transcription-repair coupling factor, giving the protein MPEHYRYSLPVKAGDQRQLGELTGAACATLVAEIAERHPGPVILVAPDMQNALRLHDEIRQFTDNLVFSLADWETLPYDSFSPHQEIISSRLSTLYQLPTMQRGVLIVPVNTLMQRVCPHSYLHGHALVMKKGQRLSRDALRAQLDGAGYRHVDQVMEHGEYATRGALLDLYPMGSDRPYRLDFFDDEIDSLRVFDADTQRTLEEVDSINLLPAHEFPTDKTAVELFRSQWRDRFDVKRDAEHIYQQVSKGTLPAGIEYWQPLFFNEPLPALFSYFPANTLIVNTGDIDASAARFESETRARFENRGVDPMRPLLPPETLWLRTDELNAELKRWPRVQLKTDSLADKAANTNLAFQTLPDLSVQAQQKSPLDNLRKFLESFTGPVVFSVESEGRREALGELLGRIKVAPKRIQRLSEASGTGRYLMIGAAEHGFIDKLNNIALICESDLLGERVARRRQDSRRTINPDTLIRNLAELHPGQPIVHLEHGVGRYQGMTTLEAGGIKGEYLMLTYANDAKLYVPVSSLHLISRYAGGAEDNAPLHKLGGDAWARARQKAAEKVRDVAAELLDIYAQRAAKSGYAFKHDKEQYQLFCDSFPFETTPDQAQAINAVLSDMCQPLAMDRLVCGDVGFGKTEVAMRAAFLAVENNKQVAVLVPTTLLAQQHFDNFRDRFANWPVRIEMLSRFRSAKEQTQILEQASEGKIDILIGTHKLLQSDVKWRDLGLLIVDEEHRFGVRHKERIKAMRADVDILTLTATPIPRTLNMAMSGMRDLSIIATPPARRLAVKTFVREYDNLVVREAILREVLRGGQVYYLYNDVENIQKAADRLAELVPEARIAIGHGQMRERELERVMNDFHHQRFNVLVCTTIIETGIDIPTANTIIIERADHFGLAQLHQLRGRVGRSHHQAYAWLLTPHPKAMTTDAQKRLEAIASLEDLGAGFALATHDLEIRGAGELLGEDQSGSMETIGFSLYMELLENAVDALKAGREPSLEDLTSQQTEVELRMPSLLPDDFIPDVNTRLSFYKRIASAKKENELEEIKVELIDRFGLLPDAARNLLDIARLRQQAQKLGIRKLEGNEKGGTIEFAEKNHVDPMWLIGLLQKQPQHFRLDGPTRLKFTQDLAERKTRMDWVRNFMRQLEENAIA; this is encoded by the coding sequence ATGCCTGAACACTATCGTTATTCCTTGCCAGTCAAAGCGGGCGACCAGCGCCAGCTGGGTGAACTCACGGGGGCAGCCTGCGCCACGCTGGTGGCAGAAATCGCTGAGCGACATCCTGGCCCGGTCATTCTGGTTGCACCGGATATGCAAAATGCCCTGCGCCTGCACGATGAAATTCGCCAGTTCACCGATAATCTGGTGTTCAGCCTCGCCGACTGGGAAACGCTGCCGTACGACAGCTTCTCCCCGCATCAGGAGATCATCTCCTCGCGCCTGTCGACGCTCTATCAGCTTCCGACCATGCAGCGCGGCGTGCTGATTGTTCCGGTCAATACCCTCATGCAGCGCGTCTGCCCGCACAGCTATCTCCACGGTCACGCCCTGGTGATGAAAAAAGGCCAGCGCCTGTCGCGCGATGCCCTTCGCGCCCAGCTGGATGGCGCGGGTTATCGCCACGTCGATCAGGTCATGGAGCACGGGGAGTACGCCACGCGCGGTGCACTGCTGGACCTCTACCCGATGGGCAGCGATCGCCCGTATCGCCTGGACTTCTTTGATGATGAGATCGACAGCCTGCGCGTGTTTGACGCCGACACCCAGCGCACGCTGGAAGAAGTGGACTCCATCAACTTACTGCCCGCGCATGAATTCCCAACGGACAAAACCGCCGTCGAACTGTTCCGCAGCCAGTGGCGCGACAGGTTCGACGTAAAGCGCGATGCCGAACATATTTATCAGCAGGTCAGCAAAGGCACGCTGCCTGCCGGGATCGAGTACTGGCAGCCGCTGTTCTTTAACGAGCCGCTGCCGGCGCTATTTAGCTATTTCCCGGCGAATACCCTGATTGTGAACACCGGCGATATCGACGCCAGCGCCGCACGCTTTGAAAGCGAGACCCGTGCCCGGTTCGAAAACCGGGGGGTGGATCCTATGCGTCCACTTCTGCCGCCGGAAACGCTGTGGCTGCGCACCGATGAGCTGAACGCGGAACTGAAACGCTGGCCGCGTGTGCAGCTCAAAACCGATTCACTGGCGGATAAAGCCGCCAATACCAACCTGGCCTTCCAGACGCTGCCGGATCTTTCCGTTCAGGCGCAGCAGAAATCCCCGCTGGATAATCTGCGCAAGTTCCTCGAGTCCTTTACCGGACCGGTGGTGTTCTCCGTTGAGAGTGAAGGCCGCCGCGAAGCGCTGGGTGAACTGCTGGGCCGCATCAAAGTAGCGCCCAAGCGCATCCAGCGCCTGAGCGAGGCCAGCGGTACCGGACGCTACCTGATGATCGGTGCCGCTGAGCACGGGTTTATTGATAAGCTCAACAACATCGCGCTGATCTGCGAAAGCGATCTGCTCGGCGAGCGCGTCGCGCGCCGACGTCAGGACAGCCGCCGGACCATCAACCCGGACACGCTGATCCGCAACCTGGCCGAGCTGCACCCGGGCCAGCCAATTGTTCACCTTGAACACGGGGTTGGTCGCTATCAGGGAATGACCACCCTTGAAGCAGGCGGTATTAAGGGCGAGTACCTGATGCTGACCTACGCCAACGACGCCAAACTCTATGTGCCGGTGTCGTCTTTGCATCTGATCAGCCGCTACGCGGGCGGCGCTGAGGATAATGCGCCGCTGCACAAGCTGGGCGGCGACGCCTGGGCGCGCGCGCGTCAGAAAGCGGCAGAGAAAGTGCGCGACGTGGCGGCAGAGCTTCTGGATATCTACGCCCAGCGCGCGGCCAAATCGGGCTACGCTTTCAAACACGACAAAGAGCAGTATCAGCTGTTCTGCGACAGTTTCCCGTTTGAAACCACCCCGGATCAGGCGCAGGCCATCAACGCGGTGCTGAGCGACATGTGTCAGCCGCTGGCGATGGACCGGCTGGTGTGCGGCGACGTGGGCTTCGGCAAAACGGAAGTGGCGATGCGCGCTGCCTTCCTGGCCGTGGAGAATAACAAGCAGGTGGCGGTTCTGGTGCCGACCACCCTTCTCGCCCAACAGCACTTCGACAACTTCCGCGACCGCTTTGCCAACTGGCCGGTGCGCATCGAGATGCTGTCGCGTTTTCGCAGCGCCAAAGAGCAGACGCAGATCCTGGAACAGGCAAGCGAAGGCAAGATCGATATTCTGATCGGCACCCACAAGCTGCTGCAAAGCGACGTGAAGTGGAGAGACCTTGGGCTGCTGATCGTCGACGAAGAGCACCGCTTCGGGGTTCGTCATAAAGAGCGAATCAAGGCCATGCGCGCCGACGTTGACATCCTGACCCTGACCGCAACGCCGATCCCGCGTACGCTGAATATGGCGATGAGCGGCATGCGCGATCTGTCGATAATCGCGACGCCGCCTGCACGCCGCCTGGCCGTGAAAACCTTCGTTCGCGAGTACGACAACCTGGTGGTGCGCGAAGCCATTCTGCGTGAAGTGCTGCGCGGCGGTCAGGTCTACTACCTCTATAACGATGTGGAAAACATCCAGAAAGCGGCGGACAGGCTGGCGGAGCTGGTGCCGGAAGCGCGTATTGCCATCGGTCACGGGCAGATGCGCGAGCGCGAGCTGGAGCGGGTGATGAACGATTTCCACCACCAGCGTTTCAACGTGCTGGTGTGTACCACCATCATTGAAACCGGGATCGACATTCCAACGGCGAACACCATCATCATCGAGCGTGCGGATCACTTCGGCCTGGCGCAGCTTCATCAGCTTCGCGGACGCGTCGGGCGTTCGCACCATCAGGCCTACGCCTGGCTGCTGACGCCGCACCCGAAAGCGATGACGACCGACGCGCAAAAGCGTCTGGAAGCCATCGCCTCGCTGGAGGATTTGGGCGCGGGCTTTGCGCTGGCGACGCACGATCTTGAGATCCGCGGTGCCGGTGAGCTACTGGGCGAAGACCAGAGCGGCTCAATGGAAACCATCGGTTTTTCTCTGTACATGGAGCTGCTGGAAAACGCCGTCGATGCCCTGAAGGCCGGGCGCGAGCCGTCCCTGGAAGATCTCACCAGCCAGCAAACCGAGGTCGAACTGCGCATGCCTTCCCTGCTGCCGGATGATTTCATTCCTGATGTGAATACCCGCCTGTCGTTCTACAAGCGTATCGCCAGTGCGAAAAAGGAAAATGAGCTGGAAGAGATCAAGGTCGAGCTGATCGACCGCTTTGGGCTGCTGCCGGATGCGGCGAGGAATCTGCTGGATATCGCCCGGCTGCGTCAGCAGGCGCAGAAGCTGGGCATCCGCAAGCTTGAAGGAAACGAAAAAGGCGGCACGATTGAGTTTGCAGAGAAAAACCACGTTGACCCGATGTGGCTGATTGGCCTGCTGCAAAAACAGCCGCAGCACTTCCGTCTGGATGGACCGACGCGCCTGAAATTCACCCAGGATCTGGCGGAACGCAAAACCCGCATGGACTGGGTACGCAACTTTATGCGCCAGCTGGAAGAGAACGCCATCGCGTAA